The following are from one region of the Chiloscyllium punctatum isolate Juve2018m chromosome 24, sChiPun1.3, whole genome shotgun sequence genome:
- the LOC140494382 gene encoding zona pellucida sperm-binding protein 1-like, protein MIQRGPLGSITRDSTFRLHIQCKYKGEHEAGLQINVSVYTLPPPLAASEDGILRLELRIATDGSYSWWYRDSDYPIQRILQESVFVEVRVKDRTDPMIVLRLRDCWATPVPAPDHEVQWSLLVDGAAQEYP, encoded by the exons ATGATTCAGAGGGGGCCACTGGGCTCAATAACCCGGGACAGTACCTTCAG GCTGCACATCCAGTGCAAGTACAAGGGGGAGCATGAGGCAGGCTTACAAATCAATGTCTCTGTTtacaccctccctccaccactaGCTGCTTCTGAAGATGGGATCCTGCGGCTGGAGCTGCGAATAGCAACAG ATGGCAGCTACAGCTGGTGGTACAGGGACAGTGACTACCCCATTCAGAGAATCCTTCAGGAGTCggtgtttgttgaggttcgtGTGAAGGATCGCACTGACCCAATGATAGTCCTGAGACTGCGTGACTGCTGGGCAACTCCTGTGCCAGCCCCTGACCATGAGGTGCAGTGGAGTCTCCTGGTGGATGG GGCAGCGCAGGAGTACCCATGA
- the LOC140494856 gene encoding zona pellucida sperm-binding protein 4-like: MGHWLVWCLYLWAARPFLVSAVCPPEPGWRLPCGLATINSTECIKQGCCFQSPSLSGQSCFYNLRDSPVCTADGQFIVAITRNLTRPALNLSSLYVKDGHEAECRPKLVTAELVAFHFPITSCGLTQREENGSFVYETDVLGKRMIQRGPPGSITRDSTFRLHIQCKYKGEHEAGLQINVSVYTLPPPLAASEDGILRLELRIATDGSYSWWYRDSDYPIQRILQESVFVEVRVKDRTDPMIVLRLRDCWATPVPAPDHEVQWSLLVDGCPYEGDDYLTLLHPVGLSSGLQFPTHHKRFEVKTFVFLDGVSEQPLSGQVYLHCSAEVCSPSAQDDCTPICGPRQRRSTHDHEGTVVSAPGPILLGGSSYIAKKQLEANDVAGTPWVLHGAAIGFLMVSLSLLVVMVAMYMRQRAAAVSPCDEL, translated from the exons ATGGGACATTGGTTGGTTTGGTGTCTGTACCTTTGGGCCGCTCGGCCCTTCCTGGTCTCTGCTGTGTGTCCTCCGGAGCCGGGCTGGAGGCTGCCGTGTGGCCTGGCCACTATCAACAGCACTGAGTGCATCAAGCAGGGCTGCTGCTTTCAGTCCCCGAGTCTCAGTGGGCAATCCTGTTTCTACAACCTGAGAGACAGCCCAG TGTGCACAGCAGATGGCCAGTTCATTGTAGCAATCACCAGGAACCTGACCCGTCCTGCCCTCAACCTGTCATCTCTGTACGTGAAAGATGGACATGAAGCTGAGTGCAGGCCTAAGCTCGTCACAGCAGAACTTGTAGCCTTCCACTTCCCAATTACCTCTTGTGGCTTGACCCAGCGG GAGGAGAATGGGAGCTTTGTGTATGAAACGGATGTCTTGGGGAAGAGGATGATTCAGAGGGGGCCACCGGGCTCAATAACCCGGGACAGTACCTTCAG GCTGCACATCCAGTGCAAGTACAAAGGGGAGCATGAGGCAGGCTTACAAATCAATGTCTCTGTTtacaccctccctccaccactaGCTGCTTCTGAAGATGGGATCCTGAGGCTGGAGCTGCGAATAGCAACAG ATGGCAGCTACAGCTGGTGGTACAGGGACAGTGACTACCCCATTCAGAGAATCCTTCAGGAGTCTGTGTTTGTTGAGGTTCGTGTGAAGGATCGCACTGACCCAATGATAGTCCTGAGACTGCGTGACTGCTGGGCAACTCCTGTGCCAGCCCCTGACCATGAGGTGCAGTGGAGTCTCCTGGTGGATGG GTGTCCCTATGAAGGTGATGACTATCTGACCCTCCTACACCCAGTAGGTCTCTCTTCTGGCCTGCAGTTCCCAACCCATCACAAGCGGTTTGAAGTGAAGACGTTTGTTTTCTTGGATGGAGTGTCTGAGCAGCCCCTCTCTGGACAG GTTTACTTGCACTGCAGTGCTGAGGTTTGCTCCCCCTCTGCTCAGGATGACTGTACACCCATATGTGGTCCAA GGCAGCGCAGGAGTACCCATGACCATGAGGGGACAGTAGTGAGTGCACCTGGCCCGATCCTCCTGGGAGGGAGCAGTTACATTGCAAAGAAACAACTTGAAGCAAATG atgttgctgGGACCCCTTGGGTTCTTCATGGAGCAGCTATTGGCTTCCTGATGGTGTCTCTATCCCTGCTGGTAGTGATGGTTGCAATGTACATGAGACAAAGAGCTGCTGCTGTTTCTCCATGTGATGAATTGTAA